The following are encoded in a window of Pseudoalteromonas sp. MM1 genomic DNA:
- a CDS encoding ABC transporter substrate-binding protein: protein MLANKCWQTLSRYSVCCVAFCICLVISFKSLASTQLQSRWQQIESLGKNQSVYFYAWGGDAQINAYIQWAAQQVKTKYNINLVHVKLSDTSEAVSRVLAEKSANNNDKGSVDLIWINGANFATMSEHSLLLKQWANKLPNFSYTDPSNNPAVNFDFGIPTNGMEAPWGQASLTFYYDSLAIDGTANNTLPTTLNQLLSWSTKNPGRFSYPKPPDFLGMSFLKYALVMLHQQSDDTLKAQLNQPATAQNTAQVLSPLWDFLNKLHPTLWRDGSHFMQSGAQMRRLVGDTELSIAFTFSAPEVPAAVKRYDLPKSIRSYAMQDGSLSNTHFVAIPYNASHQQGAQLVANFLLSPEAQAQKQKAPIWGDKSVLIQSTLTPQQQALFKTTQPHPSALPLNSIKRTLSEPHPSWVSAIMQGWQARYGVSQ from the coding sequence ATGCTCGCCAATAAATGTTGGCAAACATTATCGCGATACAGCGTGTGCTGTGTCGCGTTTTGCATTTGCCTTGTTATTAGCTTTAAAAGCCTAGCAAGTACACAATTACAAAGCCGTTGGCAGCAAATTGAAAGCTTAGGCAAAAACCAAAGCGTCTATTTTTATGCCTGGGGTGGTGATGCGCAAATAAATGCGTATATTCAATGGGCTGCGCAGCAAGTAAAAACCAAATACAACATAAATTTAGTACATGTAAAGCTAAGTGATACCAGCGAAGCAGTAAGCCGGGTACTGGCCGAAAAATCAGCAAACAATAACGATAAAGGCAGCGTAGATTTAATTTGGATAAACGGTGCTAACTTTGCCACCATGAGCGAGCACTCATTATTACTTAAACAATGGGCTAATAAGCTGCCTAATTTTAGCTACACCGACCCTAGTAATAACCCTGCGGTTAATTTTGATTTTGGAATACCCACTAATGGAATGGAAGCACCTTGGGGCCAAGCATCGCTCACCTTTTATTACGACAGTTTAGCAATTGACGGCACTGCAAATAACACGTTACCAACAACCTTAAACCAATTGCTTAGCTGGAGCACAAAAAATCCGGGGCGTTTTAGCTACCCCAAACCGCCTGACTTTTTAGGCATGAGCTTTTTAAAATACGCGCTTGTTATGCTACATCAACAAAGTGATGATACACTTAAAGCGCAGTTAAATCAGCCTGCTACAGCACAAAATACAGCCCAAGTATTAAGCCCATTATGGGATTTTTTAAATAAACTGCACCCAACACTTTGGCGCGATGGCAGTCATTTTATGCAAAGTGGTGCGCAAATGCGCCGTTTAGTAGGCGACACCGAGCTAAGCATCGCGTTTACGTTTTCAGCGCCCGAAGTACCCGCCGCCGTTAAACGTTATGATTTACCAAAAAGTATTCGCAGTTATGCAATGCAAGATGGCAGTTTAAGTAACACCCACTTTGTGGCTATTCCTTATAATGCAAGCCACCAGCAAGGTGCGCAGTTAGTGGCTAATTTTTTATTAAGCCCAGAGGCGCAAGCTCAAAAACAAAAAGCGCCTATATGGGGCGATAAAAGTGTACTTATTCAATCAACGCTAACACCACAGCAACAAGCCTTATTTAAAACAACGCAACCACATCCAAGCGCGCTGCCTTTAAATAGTATTAAACGCACACTAAGTGAGCCACACCCAAGCTGGGTAAGCGCGATTATGCAAGGTTGGCAAGCGCGTTATGGAGTAAGCCAATGA
- a CDS encoding DUF547 domain-containing protein, which produces MFKTPLKALLLGSALFATSFASNAQNIHDSWNTLLNNHVVAINHGHSTEVDYAAIKAKHSELKTYLDSLSAVTQNEFDTWEKPKQLAFLINAYNAFTVELILTKYPNLKSIKDLGSFFSSPWSKEFVPLLGKTRSLDDIEHGLIRGSGKYNDPRIHFAVNCASIGCPALREEAYTATDLESQLQAQTVRFLSDMTRNIAQDNTLSVSSIFKWYGDDFEQGFKGANTLQQFFLLYPKALKLIPAQQKALKNNDMKVKFLDYNWDLNARQ; this is translated from the coding sequence ATGTTTAAAACACCTTTAAAAGCACTATTGTTAGGGTCGGCTTTGTTTGCAACATCGTTTGCAAGCAACGCTCAAAACATACACGACAGCTGGAATACATTATTAAACAACCATGTTGTAGCTATTAATCATGGCCACAGCACAGAAGTTGATTACGCTGCAATTAAAGCTAAGCACAGCGAGCTTAAAACCTATTTAGATTCGTTATCGGCGGTTACGCAAAATGAGTTTGATACATGGGAAAAACCTAAACAGCTGGCGTTTTTAATCAACGCGTATAACGCCTTTACTGTTGAGCTTATATTAACAAAATACCCAAACCTTAAATCAATTAAAGATTTAGGCAGTTTTTTTAGCTCACCATGGAGCAAAGAGTTTGTACCATTACTTGGTAAAACTCGCAGCCTTGATGATATAGAGCATGGTTTAATACGTGGCAGTGGTAAATACAACGACCCACGTATTCACTTTGCTGTAAATTGCGCAAGTATTGGCTGCCCAGCACTACGTGAAGAAGCCTACACAGCCACTGATTTAGAAAGCCAATTGCAAGCGCAAACGGTGCGTTTTTTATCAGACATGACCCGTAACATAGCGCAAGATAACACGCTAAGTGTGTCTTCAATATTTAAGTGGTACGGCGATGATTTTGAACAAGGCTTTAAAGGCGCAAACACGCTGCAGCAGTTTTTTTTGCTATATCCAAAAGCACTAAAGCTGATACCCGCTCAGCAAAAAGCGCTTAAAAATAACGACATGAAAGTGAAATTTTTAGACTACAACTGGGATTTAAATGCTCGCCAATAA
- a CDS encoding FAD-dependent oxidoreductase — protein sequence MIKKLFLILIAAVVIGMFFHFNLHQLLTLEGLKGSMEQFNQYKEQSPLLVFGGFFLLYVVVTALSLPGAAILTLAAGALFGLVEGLLVASFASTVGATLAFLVSRYLLRDTIKQRFPERLDAIDAGVEKEGGFYLFTLRLVPVFPFFLINLLMGVTAIKAWTFYWVSQVGMLAGTFVFVNAGTQLAQIESLSGILSLDLILSFALLGVFPFIAKGILNVFKKRRVYKNYTKPKKFDRNMIVIGAGAGGLVTSYIAAAVKAKVTLIEAGEMGGDCLNYGCVPSKAVIKSAKIAEQIRHGEHYGLENATPQFSFKKVMARVHQVIADVAPHDSVERYTNLGVDVVKGYGKLLDPWTVEIKLNDGGTQTLTARTIVIATGARPFVPPLPGIEETGYVTSDTLWTKFAELEEAPKKLVVLGGGPIGSELAQSFARLGSNVTQIEMAERIMIKEDLEVSTFAHEALTESGVNILTSHQALRCEARDGKKFIVVKHNDTEIDIEYDELLCAVGRSARLKGYGLEELGIETNRTVVTNEYLETLYPNIFAAGDIVGPYQFTHVAAHQGWYAAVNGLFGNLKKFKVDYRVIPWTTFIDPEVARVGLNEQDAIDKGIDYEITRFEFEELDRAITDSATKGFIKVITPKGKDKILGVTVVSEHAGDLIAEFVLAMKHGLGLNKILGTIHSYPTWAEGNKYAAGEWKRAHAPEKVLNMLEKYHTWRRG from the coding sequence ATGATAAAAAAACTATTTTTGATATTGATTGCAGCAGTCGTAATAGGCATGTTCTTTCACTTTAATTTACACCAGTTACTTACGCTTGAAGGCTTAAAAGGCTCTATGGAGCAATTTAACCAATATAAAGAACAATCACCATTATTGGTTTTTGGTGGCTTCTTTTTACTGTACGTAGTAGTAACGGCTCTCTCTTTACCGGGTGCGGCAATATTAACATTAGCCGCAGGTGCGTTATTTGGCTTAGTTGAAGGCTTACTTGTAGCCTCTTTTGCCTCAACTGTAGGTGCTACGCTTGCCTTTTTAGTATCGCGTTACTTACTGCGCGATACAATTAAACAACGTTTTCCTGAGCGATTAGACGCTATTGACGCAGGCGTTGAAAAAGAAGGTGGCTTTTACCTATTTACACTTAGATTAGTGCCAGTATTTCCGTTCTTTTTAATTAACTTATTAATGGGTGTTACTGCAATTAAAGCGTGGACCTTTTACTGGGTGAGCCAAGTAGGCATGCTTGCAGGTACATTTGTATTTGTAAACGCGGGTACGCAACTTGCGCAAATTGAAAGCTTATCAGGCATTTTATCGTTAGATCTTATTTTATCGTTCGCTTTATTGGGTGTGTTCCCATTCATTGCCAAAGGAATCCTAAACGTGTTTAAAAAACGTCGCGTATACAAAAATTACACTAAACCTAAAAAGTTTGACCGTAACATGATTGTTATTGGCGCAGGTGCTGGCGGCTTAGTTACAAGCTACATTGCAGCAGCAGTTAAAGCCAAAGTAACCCTTATTGAAGCCGGCGAAATGGGCGGCGACTGTTTAAACTACGGGTGTGTGCCAAGTAAAGCTGTTATTAAAAGCGCTAAAATTGCCGAGCAAATTCGCCATGGTGAACACTACGGCCTTGAAAACGCGACGCCGCAGTTTTCGTTTAAAAAAGTAATGGCACGTGTACACCAAGTAATTGCCGACGTAGCCCCACACGACAGCGTTGAGCGCTACACAAACCTAGGTGTAGATGTTGTAAAAGGCTACGGTAAATTATTAGACCCGTGGACTGTAGAAATTAAACTTAACGATGGTGGCACACAAACATTAACCGCCCGTACTATTGTTATTGCCACTGGCGCACGCCCATTTGTACCGCCATTACCTGGTATTGAAGAAACAGGCTATGTAACAAGCGATACATTATGGACTAAATTTGCTGAGCTTGAAGAAGCACCTAAAAAGCTTGTTGTACTTGGCGGTGGTCCAATTGGTAGTGAACTTGCACAAAGCTTTGCACGCTTAGGCTCAAATGTTACGCAAATTGAAATGGCTGAACGCATTATGATCAAAGAAGACCTAGAAGTGTCTACCTTTGCTCACGAAGCGCTTACTGAGAGCGGCGTAAACATTTTAACCTCGCATCAGGCACTTCGCTGTGAAGCGCGCGATGGCAAAAAATTCATTGTGGTAAAACATAACGATACCGAAATCGATATTGAATACGATGAGCTCCTATGTGCTGTGGGCCGAAGCGCTCGCCTTAAAGGCTACGGCCTTGAAGAACTCGGCATAGAAACAAACCGTACTGTAGTAACTAACGAATACCTTGAAACGCTTTACCCTAACATTTTTGCCGCGGGCGATATTGTAGGTCCGTATCAGTTTACGCACGTAGCCGCTCATCAGGGTTGGTACGCAGCAGTAAATGGCTTATTTGGTAATCTTAAAAAGTTTAAAGTAGATTACCGTGTTATTCCGTGGACCACATTTATTGACCCTGAAGTAGCACGTGTTGGCTTAAACGAGCAAGACGCTATTGATAAAGGCATAGACTACGAGATCACTCGCTTTGAATTTGAAGAGCTAGACCGCGCCATTACCGACAGCGCCACCAAAGGCTTTATCAAAGTAATTACACCAAAAGGCAAAGACAAAATACTCGGTGTTACTGTGGTATCTGAGCATGCTGGTGATTTAATTGCTGAGTTTGTACTGGCAATGAAACACGGTTTAGGCCTTAACAAAATACTAGGCACAATTCACAGCTACCCAACTTGGGCTGAAGGTAATAAGTACGCAGCAGGCGAGTGGAAACGCGCTCATGCACCTGAAAAAGTACTTAACATGCTTGAAAAATACCACACATGGCGCAGAGGCTAA
- a CDS encoding TonB-dependent siderophore receptor, translating to MKHSYLALFIAASLTTNFYAHAAEPASNTDSIERIEVAGQTIKSQGLSVKDATINGPFGDNLALQDIARSVTPISSELIEQLNITTLQDVLAVSPNTYSASGFGAPSLPTIRGQLGELFQDGTRRQAGNNGFGVPLSFNSIEQIDVVKGAPPVLFGSSQRNGGFVNLHSKVASTDESKGKVKLSAGRWDQYSAQVDYTAPIIKDKVGLRVSYEHLDEGSYYDYSGTKSDSLFAALRVLPDDKSSWDINFELYQVEFTDNAGINRPTQALIDDGLYITGQGVQANGSTVPAAGSIVSPTGQVKIDRSTVLTDPDNQNEATTYLIHSIYKRELSANASLKNITYFQHLQREEIAQNSFVEIIDGADTAQNRTELTYRWNSDQQTIFAFDVRYNKVLGYSQFTTEADLPIDLTGPLSNRRIPLTDAQKARLVELSPGVFVSPGGQYDLDNDGSGDFNLSDTTDSRSWQTGLAIQQDSDWGDKLHTSVGYRIDFYDVEANDPIAPQGQVAASDSINETLHSGQVSFNYKINADYTTYGAASYNEATSNSMAGGTSLGSDNTISAQNFATENTLVEFGLKYAPTDSDWYADGAVFSQRRSLRNRDGSNTGIRTTGFESQIFYDAYPYWLSAGYSYIDARYDNSASSQDSAQVIDAFDNSRPDIIAGTGVGAPSFTAFAPSNRQVQGIPEQSFSFNGNYSINSKWQMGFSGLYTKSYPLDFLATVKIRDQYTLNVNTSYAFTPSTKLRLDVNNVTNQKNWRPVFEGGYFGATLAFPELPINAKLTLSHNF from the coding sequence TTGAAACATTCATATTTGGCACTTTTTATAGCCGCTTCACTCACAACTAATTTTTATGCTCATGCGGCAGAACCTGCAAGCAATACCGATTCGATTGAACGTATTGAAGTGGCAGGCCAAACTATTAAATCTCAAGGGCTTTCTGTAAAAGATGCTACTATTAACGGCCCCTTCGGCGACAACCTAGCACTGCAAGATATAGCCCGCTCGGTCACGCCTATTTCAAGCGAGTTAATAGAGCAGCTAAATATTACTACCCTACAAGACGTACTTGCAGTAAGCCCAAACACTTATTCTGCAAGTGGCTTTGGTGCGCCAAGTTTACCTACTATTCGTGGCCAATTGGGTGAGCTTTTTCAAGATGGTACACGTCGCCAAGCGGGTAATAATGGCTTTGGCGTGCCGTTATCGTTCAACTCTATAGAACAAATAGATGTAGTAAAGGGTGCCCCGCCGGTTTTATTTGGTTCAAGCCAACGTAACGGTGGTTTTGTAAATTTACATTCAAAAGTTGCTTCTACAGATGAAAGTAAGGGTAAGGTTAAGCTCTCTGCAGGACGATGGGATCAATACAGCGCCCAAGTAGATTACACAGCGCCGATTATAAAAGACAAAGTTGGCCTTAGAGTAAGTTACGAGCACCTCGATGAAGGCAGTTACTACGATTACTCAGGCACTAAAAGCGACAGCTTATTTGCAGCACTACGGGTATTACCAGACGACAAAAGCAGTTGGGATATTAACTTTGAGCTATACCAAGTTGAATTTACCGATAACGCCGGTATTAACCGCCCTACCCAAGCCTTAATTGATGATGGCCTTTATATTACCGGCCAAGGCGTGCAAGCAAATGGCAGTACCGTACCCGCAGCGGGTTCTATTGTGTCGCCTACTGGGCAAGTAAAAATAGATCGCAGCACCGTACTTACCGACCCTGATAACCAAAACGAAGCAACAACCTACTTAATTCACAGCATTTATAAGCGTGAGCTAAGCGCTAATGCCTCACTTAAAAACATTACGTATTTTCAGCATTTACAGCGTGAAGAAATAGCCCAAAACAGCTTTGTAGAAATTATAGACGGCGCCGATACAGCGCAAAACCGCACTGAACTTACCTACAGATGGAATAGCGACCAGCAAACAATTTTTGCTTTTGACGTACGCTATAACAAAGTACTTGGCTACAGCCAATTTACAACCGAGGCCGACTTACCAATTGATTTAACTGGCCCACTTTCAAACCGTCGCATTCCTTTAACCGATGCACAAAAAGCGCGTTTAGTAGAGCTAAGCCCAGGTGTATTTGTATCACCTGGTGGCCAATACGATTTAGATAACGATGGCAGCGGCGACTTTAACTTATCAGACACCACCGACTCACGTTCATGGCAAACCGGGCTTGCAATCCAACAAGATTCAGATTGGGGCGATAAACTTCATACTAGTGTGGGTTACCGCATCGATTTTTACGATGTAGAAGCAAACGACCCTATTGCACCACAAGGCCAAGTTGCTGCAAGCGATAGCATTAACGAAACCCTGCATTCTGGCCAAGTTAGCTTTAACTACAAAATAAATGCCGACTATACCACTTACGGTGCAGCAAGTTATAACGAAGCAACATCAAACAGTATGGCTGGCGGTACATCGCTTGGCAGCGATAACACCATTAGCGCACAAAATTTTGCTACCGAAAACACATTAGTCGAGTTTGGCTTAAAGTACGCCCCAACCGACAGCGATTGGTACGCTGATGGCGCGGTATTTAGCCAGCGCCGCAGTTTACGTAATCGCGACGGCAGCAATACAGGTATTCGTACTACAGGTTTTGAAAGCCAAATATTTTACGATGCTTACCCTTATTGGCTAAGTGCGGGTTATAGCTACATAGATGCTCGTTACGACAATTCTGCAAGCAGCCAAGACTCTGCTCAAGTAATCGATGCGTTTGACAATTCGCGTCCAGATATTATTGCAGGTACCGGTGTTGGCGCGCCAAGTTTTACCGCGTTTGCACCTTCAAACCGCCAAGTTCAGGGCATTCCTGAGCAGTCGTTCAGTTTTAACGGAAATTATTCAATTAATTCGAAATGGCAAATGGGTTTTTCAGGTCTATATACAAAGAGTTACCCATTAGACTTTTTGGCAACAGTTAAAATTCGTGATCAATACACACTAAACGTTAATACTAGCTACGCATTTACGCCTAGCACTAAGTTGCGATTAGATGTAAACAACGTCACTAATCAAAAAAACTGGCGCCCAGTATTTGAAGGTGGTTACTTTGGCGCAACGCTGGCTTTTCCAGAGTTACCAATTAACGCAAAACTAACACTTTCACATAATTTTTAA
- a CDS encoding hemerythrin domain-containing protein produces the protein MNIFEALRHDHDKQRKLVDALIQTHGDTTERHKLMGELKTQLEDHAKFEERYFYNPLMFDDLTHEKARHSVAEHHEIDELIEQLEDTKMSSSAWLVAAKKLHHLVHHHLSEEEHEVFQLAGKALTEGQKESLADQYNDAMH, from the coding sequence ATGAATATATTTGAAGCGCTACGTCACGATCACGATAAACAACGTAAATTGGTAGATGCACTTATTCAAACTCACGGCGATACAACTGAGCGCCATAAGCTAATGGGCGAGCTTAAAACCCAATTAGAAGATCACGCTAAATTTGAAGAGCGCTATTTTTATAACCCGCTTATGTTTGATGATTTAACGCATGAAAAAGCTCGCCACAGCGTTGCAGAGCACCACGAAATAGACGAATTGATTGAACAACTTGAAGATACCAAAATGAGCTCATCTGCCTGGTTAGTTGCGGCTAAAAAGCTGCATCATTTGGTGCATCATCATTTAAGTGAAGAAGAACATGAGGTATTTCAGTTAGCGGGTAAAGCTTTAACCGAAGGTCAAAAAGAGAGCCTAGCTGATCAGTATAACGATGCAATGCATTAG
- a CDS encoding DUF6500 family protein, which translates to MNKALRAKIVAVCDKKIAAKGENVGLSFYAFFANKNDNPELLMQAATWWIHTHKLDHFEKAHKIKQLIIDGK; encoded by the coding sequence ATGAATAAAGCGTTAAGAGCAAAAATTGTTGCTGTGTGCGATAAAAAAATAGCAGCCAAAGGCGAAAATGTAGGGCTTTCTTTTTATGCTTTTTTTGCAAATAAAAACGACAACCCAGAGCTGCTCATGCAAGCCGCAACTTGGTGGATACACACCCATAAATTAGATCACTTTGAAAAAGCCCACAAAATAAAACAATTGATTATTGATGGAAAATAA
- a CDS encoding TetR/AcrR family transcriptional regulator, with protein MLKQEIAAALEVAFSQHGFAEPSVAKLQKLSGVSLRTLYKYYPSKQAMIIAALEYRHNRYINFLLKDAPAPGAEAVLHMFEQLKAWMVEFAPNGCLSINALSAFPEDEAISFAVQTHKNDVKKLLGEQGLNPSLASSLFLLHEGVSSAWPVMGDEAVTSAKNIILKLI; from the coding sequence ATGCTAAAACAAGAAATAGCTGCTGCGCTTGAGGTGGCTTTTAGTCAACATGGTTTTGCCGAGCCAAGCGTGGCAAAGCTGCAAAAACTCAGTGGCGTTAGTTTGCGCACCCTTTATAAATATTACCCGTCAAAGCAGGCAATGATCATTGCTGCGCTTGAGTATCGCCATAATCGCTATATTAATTTTTTACTTAAAGATGCGCCTGCACCGGGTGCTGAGGCGGTTTTGCATATGTTTGAACAGCTAAAAGCGTGGATGGTGGAATTTGCGCCTAACGGCTGTTTATCTATCAATGCGCTGTCGGCGTTTCCTGAGGATGAAGCTATTAGCTTTGCGGTGCAAACTCATAAAAATGACGTAAAAAAACTGTTAGGTGAGCAAGGCTTAAATCCATCATTGGCTAGTAGCTTGTTTTTGCTGCATGAAGGAGTGTCGAGCGCGTGGCCAGTTATGGGCGATGAGGCGGTTACATCAGCAAAAAACATTATTCTTAAATTAATATAA
- a CDS encoding alcohol dehydrogenase family protein, with product MANLPSTMHGVQLTEHGDFDVLKYATNLPLPALAQTDVLIKVMAAGVNNTDLNTRTAWYAKKQSSKDDASWSGDAFVFPRIQGADVCGVIVAVGESVDKSRIGERILVEPCLVKANGETLKAPWYFGSECDGGFAQYTVVDSIHAYTINSRYSDVELASFPCSYSTAENMLYRSNPQPGETVLITGASGGVGSAAVQLAKARGASVIAITSKSKAQQLKDLGADKVVLREDDLIQALGKNSVDVVIDLVAGEQWPKLLEVLKPKGRYAVSGAIGGALVELDIRTLYLKDLTFFGCTVIEPEVFKSLVNFIEQEKIKPIVAQTFPLSEIVTAQKVFAQKQHVGKIVLTIPHSE from the coding sequence ATGGCAAATTTACCTAGTACAATGCATGGCGTACAGCTTACGGAGCATGGTGATTTTGATGTATTAAAGTATGCAACTAACTTACCGTTGCCAGCGCTTGCACAAACCGATGTACTTATAAAAGTTATGGCGGCAGGTGTTAATAACACCGATCTGAATACCCGCACGGCGTGGTACGCTAAAAAACAAAGCAGTAAAGACGATGCAAGTTGGTCTGGTGATGCGTTTGTTTTTCCGCGCATTCAAGGTGCAGATGTATGTGGTGTAATAGTAGCCGTAGGTGAAAGTGTTGATAAAAGCCGTATTGGCGAGCGTATTTTAGTTGAGCCATGTTTAGTAAAAGCTAACGGCGAAACACTAAAAGCACCGTGGTATTTTGGCTCAGAGTGCGATGGCGGATTTGCACAGTACACTGTAGTTGATTCAATCCATGCTTATACAATTAATAGTCGCTATAGCGATGTTGAGCTGGCGTCTTTTCCGTGCTCATATTCTACAGCCGAAAACATGTTGTACCGCTCAAACCCACAGCCAGGGGAAACTGTTTTAATAACGGGAGCCTCCGGCGGGGTTGGCTCTGCGGCTGTGCAATTAGCCAAAGCGCGTGGTGCGAGTGTTATTGCAATTACTAGTAAAAGTAAGGCACAGCAGTTAAAAGATTTAGGTGCCGATAAAGTGGTACTACGCGAAGATGATTTAATTCAAGCGTTAGGTAAAAACAGTGTTGATGTTGTTATTGATCTGGTAGCTGGCGAGCAATGGCCAAAGCTACTAGAAGTGTTAAAACCAAAAGGGCGTTATGCGGTGTCGGGCGCTATAGGCGGAGCGTTAGTAGAGCTTGATATACGTACTTTGTACTTAAAAGATTTAACGTTTTTTGGCTGTACAGTTATAGAGCCTGAGGTGTTTAAAAGTTTAGTCAACTTTATTGAACAAGAAAAAATTAAACCTATTGTGGCGCAAACATTTCCATTGAGCGAAATAGTTACAGCGCAAAAAGTGTTTGCACAAAAACAACACGTAGGAAAAATTGTACTAACTATCCCCCATAGCGAATAG
- a CDS encoding threonine/serine exporter ThrE family protein — MKTATFTEKRKFIVKLGKMLHKYGTPAYRLEAHLMEVATYLGLKSSFVMSPTSVTFVIWTDGHEDEYTHVARVDPGDHDLGSLADTDDLVNQMLDGKLTLQEVDAQLDAIYDMPNPYNKLVTGIAFATSGGAFAMLMGTSWTDVIWSALLTLVVYAFVLWSNRSKRVAHMLEPLVAIVSAVLACAVSVYISPDINIRLVVLSAIIVFIPGLALALGLAELAARHLVSGTARVMDSFMLLFKLYFGAFIGIGIGFALFGQTDFVQPEPLPRWTAWLAIFLLCSSLIVIFRTKLKHAGWSIASGFIAYGTSIGSAMYLDYTLGTFVGALSVGVFSNLFNRVANAPASIVAMQGLIVLVPGSKTYIGLNSLIEGQDFVYAEHIGQQTFLIFMSLVAGLIFANVALPPKKSL, encoded by the coding sequence TTGAAAACTGCAACCTTTACTGAAAAACGCAAATTTATCGTTAAATTAGGTAAAATGCTTCATAAGTACGGCACCCCTGCGTACCGCCTAGAAGCACACTTAATGGAAGTGGCCACTTACTTAGGACTTAAATCGTCTTTTGTTATGTCGCCTACTTCAGTAACGTTTGTAATTTGGACTGATGGCCACGAAGACGAATACACCCACGTGGCACGTGTAGACCCAGGCGATCACGACTTAGGCTCACTTGCCGATACCGACGACTTAGTAAATCAGATGCTTGACGGCAAGCTCACATTACAAGAAGTAGATGCGCAGCTTGATGCCATTTACGACATGCCAAACCCTTACAATAAACTTGTAACCGGTATAGCTTTTGCAACATCGGGTGGTGCATTTGCCATGCTCATGGGCACCAGCTGGACAGACGTTATTTGGTCAGCGTTACTCACTTTAGTGGTGTATGCGTTTGTGCTGTGGTCAAACCGCTCTAAGCGAGTTGCTCACATGCTAGAGCCTCTTGTTGCTATAGTATCGGCTGTGTTGGCTTGTGCGGTAAGTGTGTATATTTCGCCCGATATAAATATACGGTTAGTGGTGCTTTCAGCCATTATTGTGTTTATACCCGGTTTAGCACTAGCCCTTGGTTTAGCAGAGCTTGCCGCTAGGCATTTGGTGTCGGGTACGGCACGGGTTATGGACTCGTTCATGCTGTTATTTAAACTGTACTTTGGCGCCTTTATTGGCATAGGCATTGGCTTTGCCCTGTTTGGCCAAACCGACTTTGTACAGCCCGAGCCACTTCCGCGTTGGACGGCGTGGCTGGCTATATTTTTACTTTGTAGTAGCTTAATAGTGATATTTAGAACCAAGCTTAAACATGCAGGATGGTCAATCGCTTCTGGCTTTATAGCCTATGGCACGAGTATTGGTTCGGCTATGTACCTTGACTACACGTTAGGCACGTTTGTTGGTGCGCTTTCAGTTGGTGTGTTTAGTAACTTATTTAATCGCGTTGCAAATGCCCCAGCTTCCATTGTTGCCATGCAAGGCTTAATTGTATTGGTACCCGGCAGTAAAACTTATATTGGCTTAAACTCGCTTATTGAAGGCCAAGACTTTGTTTATGCCGAGCATATAGGCCAGCAAACATTTTTAATATTTATGTCGCTTGTAGCGGGGCTTATATTTGCAAACGTGGCTTTACCGCCTAAAAAAAGCTTATAA